One window of Dechloromonas sp. ZY10 genomic DNA carries:
- a CDS encoding DUF4214 domain-containing protein: MLTEISALTSYPYRTLVYIETRYPDGYISGGTGTVVGRNDVLTATHVVYHPAHGGNASKITVYPGADVNSQTYRFEKQPYGSFSVSNWYAYPTQVYADGDNSLLTSAESQYDIALLTTVKAIGDEVGWIGLSSGYNTPGTALVLGYPEGSSGMMQGRVSYEKDSHYSVYQAHSGTGTDLMGPGSSGGPLYVNDGDNYYLIGVKSSGDPTINIWADIGLVYSQLLTQLSANDSQLPSMTADGSVNRNGTSANDNFNATASKEYFVGGSGLDKIYYSAKAASYSVRYQAGLFSVSENANSSNTDTLSGIERLHFNDLRLALDIDGNAGQAYRLYQAAFNRKPDISGLSYWVDQIDAGITLNTAASAFIGSNEFRSLYGSNPGAGQLVTLLYNNVLHRAPDPGGYDYWLGQFNAGSVSRESLLVNFSESNENKAALIGVIQNGIELL; encoded by the coding sequence ATGCTGACCGAAATTTCTGCCCTTACCAGCTACCCCTACCGGACACTGGTGTACATCGAAACACGCTACCCGGACGGCTACATCAGCGGCGGCACCGGCACGGTGGTCGGCCGCAATGACGTGCTGACCGCCACGCATGTGGTGTATCACCCGGCACACGGCGGCAATGCAAGCAAGATCACGGTATACCCTGGCGCAGATGTCAATTCGCAGACCTATCGGTTCGAAAAACAGCCTTATGGCAGCTTCAGCGTATCCAACTGGTACGCCTACCCGACCCAGGTCTATGCGGACGGCGACAACTCGCTGCTCACCTCGGCCGAATCCCAATACGACATCGCGCTGCTCACCACGGTCAAGGCCATCGGCGATGAAGTAGGCTGGATTGGCCTGAGCAGCGGCTACAACACGCCCGGCACGGCCTTGGTACTGGGCTACCCCGAGGGTAGCAGCGGCATGATGCAGGGCCGGGTTAGCTACGAGAAAGACAGCCATTACAGCGTATACCAGGCGCATTCCGGGACCGGGACCGACCTGATGGGTCCCGGCAGCTCCGGCGGCCCGCTGTATGTCAACGACGGGGACAACTACTACCTGATCGGCGTCAAAAGTAGCGGCGATCCAACGATCAATATCTGGGCCGACATCGGCCTGGTCTACAGCCAGTTGCTGACCCAGTTATCAGCCAACGACAGTCAGTTACCGAGCATGACTGCTGACGGCAGCGTCAATCGCAATGGAACCTCGGCCAACGACAATTTCAATGCCACTGCCAGCAAGGAATATTTCGTCGGTGGCAGCGGCTTGGACAAGATTTACTACAGCGCCAAGGCAGCCAGCTACAGCGTCCGCTACCAGGCTGGCCTGTTCAGCGTCAGTGAAAATGCCAACAGCAGCAATACCGATACCCTGTCCGGGATTGAGCGTCTGCACTTCAACGACCTGCGCCTTGCCCTCGATATTGATGGCAACGCCGGCCAGGCCTACCGCCTGTACCAGGCAGCCTTCAACCGCAAACCCGATATCAGCGGCCTGAGTTACTGGGTAGACCAGATCGATGCCGGAATCACCCTGAACACGGCGGCATCGGCTTTCATTGGCAGCAACGAGTTCCGCAGCCTGTATGGCAGTAATCCGGGAGCCGGCCAGTTGGTGACCCTGCTCTACAACAACGTGCTACATCGGGCCCCCGACCCGGGCGGCTACGATTACTGGCTCGGCCAGTTCAATGCGGGTAGCGTCAGCCGCGAATCGCTACTGGTCAATTTTTCCGAATCGAATGAAAACAAAGCGGCATTGATCGGCGTGATCCAGAACGGAATCGAGTTGCTCTGA
- a CDS encoding CZB domain-containing protein yields the protein MRSSAVAPLEVLLIEVGSRTFALPLAAVRYVARIAPEFRCNGEQREDYFVFEDEPLPFVSLWDALGLPSAYAEYDSLQAMLPQRRQDHLDWMAALEHSLRTGTPFAKARSPYDCAFGKWFYAYRPEDRRLGLLLAQFEQPHALIHGLADRLLAQAENNQQAAALAEYQTASTTTLATLLQLFDSASQLLTELQRRIAVILGSGRAARALGADAVRDIVQIPAPRCKPGQAGGPTAGLILLDDGTPVPLIDWTVF from the coding sequence ATGCGCAGTTCAGCCGTTGCCCCGCTTGAAGTCCTGCTGATCGAGGTCGGCAGCCGGACGTTTGCTTTGCCGCTCGCTGCTGTCCGCTACGTCGCGCGGATCGCTCCGGAATTCCGCTGCAACGGCGAGCAGCGCGAGGACTATTTCGTCTTCGAGGACGAACCACTGCCCTTTGTCTCGCTCTGGGATGCACTCGGCTTGCCATCGGCCTACGCAGAATACGACAGCCTGCAGGCGATGCTGCCGCAGCGCCGCCAGGACCATCTCGACTGGATGGCCGCACTCGAACACTCACTGCGTACCGGCACGCCATTTGCCAAGGCACGCAGCCCCTACGATTGCGCCTTTGGTAAATGGTTTTATGCCTACCGCCCGGAAGACCGCAGGCTGGGCTTGCTGCTGGCACAGTTCGAACAACCGCATGCACTGATCCACGGCCTCGCCGACCGTTTGCTGGCACAAGCCGAAAACAACCAGCAGGCTGCCGCCCTCGCCGAATATCAAACGGCCAGCACGACTACGTTGGCAACGCTGCTGCAGTTGTTCGACTCGGCCAGCCAGCTACTGACCGAGTTGCAGCGCCGGATTGCCGTCATCCTCGGCAGTGGCCGTGCCGCCCGGGCCCTCGGCGCCGACGCCGTACGCGACATCGTGCAGATACCCGCCCCGCGCTGCAAGCCGGGCCAAGCCGGAGGCCCGACCGCCGGCCTGATCCTGCTCGACGACGGTACGCCGGTACCGCTGATCGACTGGACAGTATTCTAG
- a CDS encoding LysR family transcriptional regulator: protein MSDFSDLAFFIELARQPSLVAAAQGLGITPPNVSRRLAALERRLGVRLLNRTTRRLSLTPEGHRYLEQGEQIQCDLASLERSLLASRDEVAGLLRVNATFGFGRRHLAPLVSEFARRHPQLELVLQLTDRPLDLAEHALDLGIRFGLPPDSRLVARRLLGNRRLLCAAPAYLAEHGEPLSPQALAEHRCIVIRENNVVFNHWYLTDGAGQTMVKVAGHLSSNHGEVAVDWAVAGHGIVLRSEWDVAGALARGDLRRILNPWMGLAADVYAVYPQRHHLPARVRAFVDFLAERLGDFWGSGGRQG, encoded by the coding sequence GTGAGCGATTTTTCTGATCTGGCGTTCTTTATCGAACTGGCCCGGCAACCGAGTCTGGTTGCCGCTGCGCAAGGCCTGGGGATCACTCCGCCCAATGTCAGCCGCCGCTTGGCCGCGCTGGAGCGGCGCCTCGGGGTGCGCTTACTGAACCGTACCACGCGGCGGCTGAGTCTGACTCCCGAGGGGCACCGTTATCTGGAGCAGGGCGAACAGATTCAGTGCGACCTTGCCAGCCTCGAACGTTCGCTACTGGCCAGTCGTGACGAAGTAGCCGGCCTGTTGCGGGTCAATGCCACCTTCGGTTTTGGCCGGCGGCACCTGGCACCACTGGTTTCCGAATTTGCCAGGCGCCATCCGCAGCTTGAACTGGTGTTGCAATTAACCGACCGTCCGCTGGATCTGGCCGAGCATGCGCTGGATCTGGGGATCCGCTTTGGTCTGCCACCGGATTCGCGGCTGGTTGCGCGCCGTTTGCTCGGCAATCGGCGCCTGCTGTGCGCCGCTCCTGCTTATCTTGCCGAGCATGGCGAGCCCTTGTCGCCGCAGGCATTGGCCGAGCATCGCTGCATCGTGATTCGCGAAAACAACGTGGTGTTCAATCATTGGTACCTGACTGACGGTGCGGGCCAGACCATGGTCAAAGTGGCCGGTCATCTGAGCAGTAATCATGGTGAAGTCGCGGTCGATTGGGCCGTGGCCGGGCACGGCATCGTGCTGCGTTCGGAATGGGATGTGGCGGGAGCGCTGGCGCGTGGCGACCTCCGTCGTATCCTCAACCCGTGGATGGGGCTGGCGGCGGATGTCTATGCGGTGTATCCGCAACGTCATCATCTGCCGGCACGGGTGCGGGCTTTTGTCGATTTTCTCGCTGAGCGACTGGGCGATTTCTGGGGGAGCGGGGGCCGGCAGGGCTGA
- a CDS encoding sulfite exporter TauE/SafE family protein, whose translation MDFVLSLSGTWPLLLMALPLGAALGFLGGLFGIGSGIVAIPMLVAGFGMSQPQAQGTALVLMVPNLLLGWHRYQQRHPLPWRAVLPMMISASLTTWLLAHFANTLDPRWLRGIFCIFLSLLAINLLRRRHRPPVSEKPLDHRLIPLVGVLGGCSMGLLGIGGGLLASPLLSGWLGQRQTTAQGLSLALVAPSSLVALLAYADAGRVDWSLGLPLAAGGILTVSAGVALAHRLPERRLRTAFAVMLLIAALWLWNGTA comes from the coding sequence ATGGATTTTGTACTGAGCCTTTCTGGCACCTGGCCGCTGCTGCTGATGGCTTTACCCCTGGGGGCGGCGCTGGGTTTCCTCGGCGGCTTGTTCGGCATCGGCAGCGGCATTGTCGCCATTCCGATGCTGGTGGCGGGTTTCGGCATGAGCCAGCCGCAGGCCCAGGGCACAGCCTTGGTGCTGATGGTGCCCAACTTGCTGCTGGGCTGGCATCGCTACCAGCAGCGCCACCCCCTGCCCTGGCGGGCCGTCTTGCCGATGATGATTTCAGCCAGCCTGACCACCTGGCTACTCGCCCATTTCGCCAATACGCTGGACCCACGCTGGCTACGCGGAATTTTCTGCATCTTCCTGAGCCTGCTGGCAATCAACCTGCTGCGCCGCCGCCATCGACCGCCAGTTTCCGAAAAGCCACTCGATCACCGTCTGATTCCGCTGGTTGGCGTACTCGGCGGCTGCAGCATGGGGCTGCTCGGGATCGGCGGCGGCCTGCTTGCCAGCCCGCTGCTCTCGGGGTGGCTGGGGCAACGGCAAACCACTGCACAGGGCCTGTCGCTGGCGCTGGTCGCCCCCAGTTCGCTGGTCGCGCTGCTGGCCTATGCCGATGCCGGCCGGGTTGACTGGTCACTCGGGCTGCCGCTGGCCGCCGGGGGCATCCTCACCGTTTCTGCCGGAGTTGCCCTCGCCCATCGGCTGCCCGAACGCCGCTTGCGCACCGCCTTCGCGGTGATGTTGCTGATTGCAGCCCTCTGGTTGTGGAACGGGACGGCCTGA